ATTTCAAAGATTAAAGATGGTGTATACTGTACTAAAACATTTATTTTGCAACAAGGTTCATATAAGATCAATATTGAATATAAGATACATAATTATAATTATAAAAAATTTTCATTTTTTCTTGTTAATTATTTAAAACAAATTATTTATCCTATTAAAACTATTATAAATTTTCATAGATATTATATAAAGAATGGATTTGATAATATATTTATTTCTAAAGAACATCAGAAATATAAAAAATTTTTACTGAATGATGTTATTAACAACAATACTTTTTCTTTTGTTTCTTACTCTGGTTGGTTATCTGTATCACAAAAATATTTTTCTGTTGGATGGATTTTAAATAAAAATATTCAAAATACTATTTATACTGCTACAGTAAATGATAATCATACAGTTATTGTTGGTCATCATACATCTACACTAAATGTTTTTCATAAACAAATAAGAAGAATTAATACAGTATTATGGATGGGGCCAAAAATTCAGCATGAGATGTTATCTTTTGCTCCTTATTTTGATTTTACAATAGATTATGGATGGTTCTGGTTTATATCAAAACCCTTATTGTTTTTTTTACATTTTCTGTATTTAATATTTCGCAATTGGGGAATTGCAATTATTTTAATTACGTGTATAATTCGGATGCTGAGTTATCCTTTAGTAAAGTCTCAATATATTTCAGCTATGATTATACAATCATTACAACCAGAAATTAATGCTTTAAAGAAAAAATATAAAGATGATAAACAAAAATCTAGTGAGAAAGTTTTAGAATTATATAAAAAAAATAATGTTAGTCCATTTAGTGGATTATTACCTACATTATTTCAGATGCCAATTTTTTTATCTTTATATTACATGTTAATTAATTCAATAGAATTAAGACAATCGCCCTTTTTATTTTGGATTCACGATTTATCAGTAAAAGATCCGTATTATATTTTACCAATTATTATGGGTATAACAATTTTTGTGATGCAAAAAATGACTCCATCTAGTATACAGTCTCGATTAATTCGAAATAAAATGATAGATTATTTGCCTATAGTATTATCTTTTTGTTTTTTATGGTTACCTGCTGGATTAGTACTTTACTATACTGTTAGTAATATAGTTATTATAATACAACAATTATATATTTATAATAAATTTAAATAAATAGTGATATATGATATATTCTTGATTGTATATTCATGGTATATATTTAAAATAAAAAAATATGAAATTTTATGATACAATTGTTGCTCAAGCTACTCCTTATGGAAGATCTGGTATCGGAATTTTAAGGATATCAGGTCTACAAGCTAAATATGTTGCATATAAAATATTAAAAAAAATACCTCCAGCAAGGTATGCGTATTACACTCCTTTTTTAGATATTTCAGGTTTAGTTATTGATGAAGGTATTGCAGTTTGGTATCCTAAACCATTTTCGTTTACTGGAGAAGATATATTAGAATTACAAGGTCATGGAAATCCTGTTATTTTAGATTTGTTAATTAAAAATATTTTATGTATTAAGAATGTTCGTGTTGCCAATCCTGGAGAATTTACACAACGTGCTTTTTTAAACGGAAAATTAGATCTTATACAATCAGAATCTATCATAAAATTAATTCATGCAGACTCTGAATTGAGTATAAAAGCAGCATTACGATCTTTGCAAGGTTTTTTTTCAAAAAAAATTAATGATTTAATCAAAAAGATAGTAGAAATGAGGATGCTTGTTGAAGCAAATATTAATTTTCCTGAAGAAAATGTTGATATTAACATTCACAGGTTTGCAAAAAAATTAAAGATGATTTTTTTAAATACCAAAGAAATTACAAAAACAGGAAAATTAGGAAATAAAATTCATGAAGGGATGAAAGTTGTTATTATTGGCCCATCAAATTCTGGAAAATCTAGTTTATATAATGCATTATTATTAAATAATTCTGCTATAGTTACTGATATTCAAGGAACAACACGTGATGTTTTACATGATGATATATATATTGATGGAATTACGTTTCAAATAACTGATACCGCGGGTTTTAGACCTACTAACAATATTATAGAGAAAATTGGAATTAGTAAAACTTGGGAACAAATTGAATTATCTGATCATATTCTTTTTGTTGTAGATAATACACTTCCAAAACATACAAAAAGAGAAATTCTTCTACAATTTTTAAATCAGGTATCTTATAAAAAAAATATTACAATATTATTTAATAAATGTGATATTTCTCAAAAAAAATCAAAAGTGATGCGTTTTTTAAAAAAATATATAGGAATTAGAATATCGGCAAAAACTGGAGAGGGGATTAATATTTTAAAGATGCGCCTAAAAAAACAGTCTTTGAATTCTATTACTTGTAATTCCGAGACAGTTTTTTTAGCTCGTCGTCGTCATTTAAAAATTTTAGAATTAGTAATACAAAAAATTTTACATACTCAAAATACATGGAAGATGGATAAAAACATCGAAATACTAGCTGAGAACTTAAAAAATATTCAAAATATGTTAAATGAAATTACTGGATTAGTCACTTCGGATACTATTTTAAATTCTATTTTTTCAAATTTTTGTATTGGTAAATAAGATATAAATATTTTATTGTAACAATAAAATGCCCGAAGGCGGAATTGAACCACCGACACGGGGATTTTCAGTCCCCTGCTCTACCGACTGAGCTATTCGGGCAATTTATTTATATATTTATTAAACCATAAAATTCATGATAATGTCAATTGTTTTTATATTTTATTTATTTTACTATGTTTAGAACTATAAAAATTCATTTTTATAAGATTTTTATCATGATTTCTGGGATATTGAAAGTTTTATTTTACCCTTGAAAGTTTTTATATGTATCCCTATAATTAAATTAATAGCACAATATTTGGATTTTAAGAAAATATTTAAAATACTAGTATTATTTTAAGATAAGAAATAAATAATGTTTTTTTAAGGAGTGTAATTACATGAAAATTCGTCCATTGCACGATCGAGTAATTATAAAAAAACAAGAAGTAGAATCAAAATCAGCAGGAGGTATTGTTTTAACTGGATCTGCTGCAGGAAAGTCTACTCGCGGAACAGTTATTGCAGTAGGTAATGGCCGCATTTTAGATAATGGAAACACTAAACCATTAGATGTAAAAATTGGTGATACTGTTATTTTTAACGAAGGATACGGTGCTAAAACTGAAAAAGTGGATAATGAGGAAGTATTAATTTTAAATGAAAGTGATATTTTAGCGATTGTAGAAAAATAGTATATTTGCAATTCTCTGAAATATATTTATATTTTAAGGGGTATTAAATATGGCAGCTAAAGATGTAAAGTTTGGAAATGAAGCTCGTGTTAAAATGCTTCGAGGGGTCAATGTATTAGCTGATGCAGTAAAAGTAACTTTAGGTCCGAAAGGAAGAAATGTTATTTTAGATAAATCTTTTGGTGCTCCTAGTATTACAAAAGATGGTGTTTCAGTGGCTCGAGAAATAGAATTAGAAGATAAGTTTGAAAATATGGGCGCTCAAATGGTTAAAGAAGTTGCATCAAAAGCTAATGATGTTGCTGGAGATGGCACCACTACTGCTACGTTATTAGCACAAGCTATTGTAAACGAAGGATTAAAGGCAGTAGCTGCTGGTATGAATCCTATGGATTTAAAAAGAGGAATCGATAAAGCTGTAATTAATGCAGTTAAGGTATTAAAGGATATGTCAGTGCCATGTTCAGATTCTGTATCTATTACTCAAGTTGGTACCATTTCTGCTAATGCTGATGAAACAGTAGGGAAACTTATTGCTGAAGCTATGGAAAAAGTTGGTAATGACGGCGTAATAACTGTAGAAGAAGGAACTGGATTACAAGATGAATTAGAAGTTGTGAAGGGAATGCAATTTGATCGTGGTTATTTATCTCCATATTTTATTAATAAATCAGAATCAGGATTAGTAGAATTAGATAATCCTTACATTTTAATGGCAGATAAAAAAATATCTAACATTCGTGAGTTATTACCATTATTAGAATCTGTTGCAAAATCTAATAAACCTTTATTAATTATCTCTGAAGATTTAGAAGGTGAAGCACTAGCTACTTTAGTGGTAAATTCTATGCGTGGTATTGTAAAAGTTGCTGCTGTAAAGGCTCCAGGTTTTGGAGATCGTAGAAAATCTATGTTAGAAGATGTTGCGATTTTAACTAATGGTACTGTTGTTTCTGAAGAATTAGCAATGGAATTAGAAAAAACAACTTTAGAAGATTTAGGTCAATCTAAACGTGTTGTTATTACTAAAGATACAACAACAATTATTGGTGGTTTAGGTAATAAAGTTTCTATTAAAAATCGTATTAAACAAATTCGTACACAATCTCAAGAAGCAACTTCAGAATATGATAAAGAAAAATTAAATGAACGTTTAGCGAAATTATCAGGTGGTGTTGCAGTATTAAAAGTTGGTGCTGCTACAGAAGTGGAAATGAAAGAGAAAAAAGCTCGTGTAGAAGACGCATTACACGCAACTCGTGCAGCAGTAGAAGAGGGTGTTGTAGCAGGTGGTGGAGTTGCTTTAGTGCGAGTAGCGGGCAAATTATCTAAGTTATCCGGACAAAATGAAGATCAAAATGTTGGTATTAGGGTTGCATTACGGGCTATGGAAGCTCCTTTACGACAAATTGTTTCTAATTCTGGAGAAGAACCTTCAGTAGTGACAAATAACGTAAAAGACGGGAAAGGTAATTATGGATATAATGCTGCAACAGACCAGTATGGAGATATGATTAATTTTGGAATTTTAGATCCAACAAAAGTAACTCGATCAGCATTACAATATGCAGCTTCTGTTGCTGGATTAATGATTACTACAGAGTGTATGGTAACAGATCTACCAAAAGAAGAAAAATCTGATATTAATTCTTCCTCTGCGAACAATAGTATGTCTCCTGGAATGGGCGGAATGGGTGGAATGATGTAGTTTTATGTATATAATAATTATAAAACATATCAATAATTACCCTAATCAACTTTTATTAGGGTAATTATTATAGTTTTATATAATATTTTATTTATAATCATTATAATATTTTATGGTCTTATATGCTAGTAATAACTTTAAAGTTGGTTTAAAAATATTATTTGAACAACAACCCTGTTCTATAGAATCTGTAGAATTTGTTAAACCGGGGAAAGGACAAGTATTTTCTAGAGTAAAATTACGAAAATTATTGACAGGACAATTGATAGAAAAAACGTTCCGTGCTACTGATACCTTATTGCGTGCTAATGTTGTTGATATTACACTAATGTACATATATTCTGATCAAAAAATATGGTATTTTATGAATCGTAGTACTTTTGATCAAATTGGAATAGATCAGAACATTATGCAAGATAAGTATAAATGGCTTGTAGAGCAAAATGATTATGTAATTACTTTATGGAATGATCGTCCTATATCAGTTTTGGTTAGTAATTTTGTGAATTTGCAAGTTATATCTGAAGTTTCATCTTTTTCTTTAGATACTGTTATGAGTAATAATCGGAAAAAATTATCCAAGTTATCTACTGGACATATTATCCAAGTCCCATTATTTATAAAGATTGGAGATGTGGTGAAAGTAGATACTCGAACTGGTAACTATATTTCTCGAGTGAATAAATAGAAATATTTTATTTTCTATGACTATTCCATGTAAAGTATAGTACTAAACTATTATTAGTATTAATTCTATCTATAATTTGTTCTCCGAGTATTTTTTTTAATTCCGGAAAAAACAAATTAGAAAGTATTCCTATAGGTTTTTTACATGAATATCTTCTTTTAATAATTTGGTGTAAAATAATTTTTTCGTATTTAGATTCTGTTTGTATCCCTATTTCATCAAATATTAATAAATCTACAGTACTAAGATAATGAATTATTTTTTCTTCTGTAAAGTTTTTATTATTGTTATTAAATGTTTTTTTGACATTTGACATAAGATCTGCAATTGTAATCAGGAGAATTTTCTTTCCTTTTTCAATTAAATAATTACCTATAGCGGCAGCTAAATGATTTTTCCCAGTTCCTGTTGTACCTAAAAAAATAAAATTTTTAAAGCTGTTATGAAAATTTTTAGCATATTGTTTAGAAAGTTTTACTATTTTTTTTTGTTTTTCATTTTTTATTTGATAATTTTCAAATGAACAATTTAAATATAATTGACGAATACCAGATTTTTCTAAAATATTTTTTTTTTTTATTTTATCATTTTCTTGAATAGTTTTTTGAGAAAACAATATTCCTTCTTGATAATTCCAATGTAGTAATTCTTTTCCATATTGAAATTTCGGTTGGATATGATTAGGTATTATATTTTTTAAACGTTGTAATAAATTTATATTATATGCCATGATCAATCCTCATACTGAATATTTTATTAATATAAAATATCTTATATTATTCATTTCTATAAATATATATTGAATAATCAATATTAGAAGTACTTTTTTTTTTGTGTATATACCATGTTTTGGGATAATGAATATTTTTTTTTTTATCTTTTTCGATATATATATATCCTGTATTTTTAATTAAGTTATTTTTATCAATGATTGTAATACTTTTTTGTAAGATATTATTATAGTATGGCGGATCTAAAAAAATAATATCGTATTTTTGATATGTTTTTTTTAACCATACTAGTGCATTGACATTAAGAATTTCAATATTTTGTATATTCAATTTTTTAATATTTTTTTTTATATTATTTAAAATTTTTTTATTATTTTCTATTAATGTAACATATTTTGCATAACGTGATATAGATTCTATACTTAATGCTCCACTACCTGAAAAACAATCTAAACAGTTCGCATTATAAATTTTTTTTTCTATCCAATTAAATAATGTTTCCCGTATTCTATGTAGAGTAGGACGTAAGTATACATGATTGATTAGTGTAATATTTCTTCCTTTGAGATATCCCGATATAATTTTTATTGTATTAAATGTTCTTTTTTTCATAGAATATATGGTGTAAATAGTTATGGAATACATTATATATTATAATAAATATATTAATATTTTTTATTGTATATAAAAAAATTAAGGATATTTTATATGTCTGGTGAAAAAAACAGTAATTTATTTTCCTGGTTTAAAAAAATAAAAGATAAAACTGTTGATATCAAGGATCAGTTATTTTATGGTGATTCGAAAAATATAGAGCATACTTCTCAGAATATATCTAAAAAAAAAAATAATTTTTTTCAAAATATATATTTAGGAATTAAAAAGAATAAAGATAGTTTTGCATGTAAAATAAAAAATTTTTTTATGTATCACGAAATTAATGATAATTTTTTTAAACAATTAGAAGAAAATTTATTAATGTATGATTTTGGGTATGAAATTACAAAAAAAGTTATCGCAATGTTAATTACAGAACATAAAAAAAATAAATTAAAAAAAAAAAAAGAATTATATCTTATATTAAAACAATTGCTTTGTAATACTTTGAAAGTTGAATCATTGAATATATATAATTCGTATAATAAATTAAAAAATATCCCTCATATTATTTTAATGGCCGGAGTAAATGGTGTTGGTAAAACGACAACAATTGCTAAATTAGCATATTTATATAAAAAAATTGGATATTCTGTGATGTTATCTGCTAGTGATACTTTTAGAGCAGCTGCAATTGATCAATTAAAAATATGGGGAGAAAAAATTAATATTCCAGTATTTTCCTGTGATCTAGGTACAGATCCATCTGCTGTCATTTTTGATTCTATACAATACGCAAAAAATAATAATATAGATATTGTATTAATTGATACATCTGGTAGGTTGCACAATAAAGTACATTTGATGCAAGAATTAAAAAAAAATATTCGAGTAATTCGTAATAATTGTTTACATTCCCCTCAAGAAATTTTTTTAGTATTGGATGCTTGTAATGGTCAAAATTCTATGAATCAAGTAGAAATATTTTATCAAGAAATTAAAAAAATTACAGGAATTATATTAACAAAATTAGATGGAACAGCGAAAGGAGGAATAGTTTTTTCTATAGTAAATAAATTTCATATCCCTATTAAATATATAGGTATTGGTGAAAAATTACAAGATATATATCTATTTAACAAAAAAGAATTTGTTGATACTTTTTTTTCGGAGTATAATAATTAATATTTCAAAAATATAAGATATATTTATCAACAGGATTATAATATACTATATAATGTAAATAATTTCATAAATTTTCGATATTCATTATTATTAATAAGATAATAAAAATTGATTAAAGTACACGAAATGTTTTGTTTCAATAGGAAACTACATGGTTTATAAGATACAATTTCTCAAAGTACTTTCTTTAAAAGATTTGCGTTCTTATATTCAAAATATATTTTCGTGGAAGATACTATCTGTTCATGAAGAACGATTATTATCTGAACAAGTATATTATAATTCTGATATTATAGCAGCTAGAACGATTGTTTTATCTAATTTGAGATTTGTAGTACATATTTCTCGTAATTATTTAGGTTATGGGTTACCCCAAGCTGATCTTATTCAAGAAGGAAATATTGGACTTATGAAAGCAGTTCGTAGGTTTAATCCAAATATTAATGTTCGCATTATATCTTTTGCTATATATTGGATAAAATCTGAAATGCATGAATATATATTGAAAAATTGGAGAATTGTAAAAGTTGCAACTACAAAGTCACAAAGAAAGTTGTTTTTTAATTTACGAAAAACAAAAAAAACATTAGGATGGTTAAGTGATTGTGAATTAAAAACAGTTGCAAAAAAATTAGGGGTGAAAAAAAACGATGTACAAGAAATGGAAACAAGATTATTAACTAAAGATGTTACTTTATATCCAGTGATTACAAATCAACAAAATGATTTTAATAATAGTAAGAAGATGATTCCATATTTAAAAGATTATAAGTCTAATTTTGCTAAGAAATATGAAAAAGAAGATTGGGGAAAATATCACATGAACAAATTAAATTATGCTATGTTAAATTTAGATGCAAGAAGTCGCTATATTATTTATGCTAGATGGTTTAATCATCAAAATAAAATTACATTACAAGAAATTGCGAAAAATTATGGTATTTCTGCAGAAAGAGTTCGTCAATTAGAAAAATATGCTATTCAAAAATTGAAATATTCTATACAACATTGAATACTTTGTATTTATAGTACTGGATGATTCCTAGTAGTTTTATATAATAATATTATGTATGATGGATTAACAAAATGATATTTTACAATATATAGATATATTATGTATTCGTTGTAGAACTATTATATTCTTCATAAAAATTTTTAAAGTATATAATTGATATATTATTGCACATGGCTCAATAGTATTAATGAAATATTATTGTATAACCTACATTACATATATGATACAAGTACATTGTATAAAATATTTTCTATTTTTAAATTTTTTGAAAATATTATTTTTGATATTTTAAATGAATTGGTTTGAAAATTATATTGAATTATTTACATGGATATTGATTACAATTATTTAAAATATTATAATAAGTTTAATATATGATTGTATAGTATATTATATTTTATAATAATTATTGAATATAATAAAGTATTTTATTATTATTATAAAATATATTTAATGAAAAAACATATATTATAATACTTATTTTTTTTATGATAAATAGTTACTTGGTAAAAATACAGTTTTTTTAAAATTTTAGGATATATTTATGGATATTATTAACCATATTCTTGGTTTTCCCAGAATAGGTTTGCATCGAGAATTAAAAAAAGCTCAAGAAGATTATTGGTCCGGAATGATTTCACAAAATGAGTTACTAAGAATCGGTTCTCAAATACGATTAAATAATTGGAAAAAACAAAAAACATTAGGTATTAATTTATTACCTGTAGGTGATTTTGCTTGGTATGATCATGTGTTATCTATGAGTATGTTATTAGGAAATATTCCAGATAGGCACAAAAATTCTGATGGTTCAATAAATTTAGATACGTTATTTTACATTGCTCGAGGTATTGCGCCAAATAGAAATC
The sequence above is drawn from the Buchnera aphidicola (Myzocallis carpini) genome and encodes:
- the mnmE gene encoding tRNA uridine-5-carboxymethylaminomethyl(34) synthesis GTPase MnmE, which produces MKFYDTIVAQATPYGRSGIGILRISGLQAKYVAYKILKKIPPARYAYYTPFLDISGLVIDEGIAVWYPKPFSFTGEDILELQGHGNPVILDLLIKNILCIKNVRVANPGEFTQRAFLNGKLDLIQSESIIKLIHADSELSIKAALRSLQGFFSKKINDLIKKIVEMRMLVEANINFPEENVDINIHRFAKKLKMIFLNTKEITKTGKLGNKIHEGMKVVIIGPSNSGKSSLYNALLLNNSAIVTDIQGTTRDVLHDDIYIDGITFQITDTAGFRPTNNIIEKIGISKTWEQIELSDHILFVVDNTLPKHTKREILLQFLNQVSYKKNITILFNKCDISQKKSKVMRFLKKYIGIRISAKTGEGINILKMRLKKQSLNSITCNSETVFLARRRHLKILELVIQKILHTQNTWKMDKNIEILAENLKNIQNMLNEITGLVTSDTILNSIFSNFCIGK
- the rpoH gene encoding RNA polymerase sigma factor RpoH, whose protein sequence is MVYKIQFLKVLSLKDLRSYIQNIFSWKILSVHEERLLSEQVYYNSDIIAARTIVLSNLRFVVHISRNYLGYGLPQADLIQEGNIGLMKAVRRFNPNINVRIISFAIYWIKSEMHEYILKNWRIVKVATTKSQRKLFFNLRKTKKTLGWLSDCELKTVAKKLGVKKNDVQEMETRLLTKDVTLYPVITNQQNDFNNSKKMIPYLKDYKSNFAKKYEKEDWGKYHMNKLNYAMLNLDARSRYIIYARWFNHQNKITLQEIAKNYGISAERVRQLEKYAIQKLKYSIQH
- a CDS encoding co-chaperone GroES, yielding MKIRPLHDRVIIKKQEVESKSAGGIVLTGSAAGKSTRGTVIAVGNGRILDNGNTKPLDVKIGDTVIFNEGYGAKTEKVDNEEVLILNESDILAIVEK
- the ftsY gene encoding signal recognition particle-docking protein FtsY; the encoded protein is MSGEKNSNLFSWFKKIKDKTVDIKDQLFYGDSKNIEHTSQNISKKKNNFFQNIYLGIKKNKDSFACKIKNFFMYHEINDNFFKQLEENLLMYDFGYEITKKVIAMLITEHKKNKLKKKKELYLILKQLLCNTLKVESLNIYNSYNKLKNIPHIILMAGVNGVGKTTTIAKLAYLYKKIGYSVMLSASDTFRAAAIDQLKIWGEKINIPVFSCDLGTDPSAVIFDSIQYAKNNNIDIVLIDTSGRLHNKVHLMQELKKNIRVIRNNCLHSPQEIFLVLDACNGQNSMNQVEIFYQEIKKITGIILTKLDGTAKGGIVFSIVNKFHIPIKYIGIGEKLQDIYLFNKKEFVDTFFSEYNN
- the groL gene encoding chaperonin GroEL (60 kDa chaperone family; promotes refolding of misfolded polypeptides especially under stressful conditions; forms two stacked rings of heptamers to form a barrel-shaped 14mer; ends can be capped by GroES; misfolded proteins enter the barrel where they are refolded when GroES binds); amino-acid sequence: MAAKDVKFGNEARVKMLRGVNVLADAVKVTLGPKGRNVILDKSFGAPSITKDGVSVAREIELEDKFENMGAQMVKEVASKANDVAGDGTTTATLLAQAIVNEGLKAVAAGMNPMDLKRGIDKAVINAVKVLKDMSVPCSDSVSITQVGTISANADETVGKLIAEAMEKVGNDGVITVEEGTGLQDELEVVKGMQFDRGYLSPYFINKSESGLVELDNPYILMADKKISNIRELLPLLESVAKSNKPLLIISEDLEGEALATLVVNSMRGIVKVAAVKAPGFGDRRKSMLEDVAILTNGTVVSEELAMELEKTTLEDLGQSKRVVITKDTTTIIGGLGNKVSIKNRIKQIRTQSQEATSEYDKEKLNERLAKLSGGVAVLKVGAATEVEMKEKKARVEDALHATRAAVEEGVVAGGGVALVRVAGKLSKLSGQNEDQNVGIRVALRAMEAPLRQIVSNSGEEPSVVTNNVKDGKGNYGYNAATDQYGDMINFGILDPTKVTRSALQYAASVAGLMITTECMVTDLPKEEKSDINSSSANNSMSPGMGGMGGMM
- the efp gene encoding elongation factor P is translated as MVLYASNNFKVGLKILFEQQPCSIESVEFVKPGKGQVFSRVKLRKLLTGQLIEKTFRATDTLLRANVVDITLMYIYSDQKIWYFMNRSTFDQIGIDQNIMQDKYKWLVEQNDYVITLWNDRPISVLVSNFVNLQVISEVSSFSLDTVMSNNRKKLSKLSTGHIIQVPLFIKIGDVVKVDTRTGNYISRVNK
- the rsmD gene encoding 16S rRNA (guanine(966)-N(2))-methyltransferase RsmD, which codes for MKKRTFNTIKIISGYLKGRNITLINHVYLRPTLHRIRETLFNWIEKKIYNANCLDCFSGSGALSIESISRYAKYVTLIENNKKILNNIKKNIKKLNIQNIEILNVNALVWLKKTYQKYDIIFLDPPYYNNILQKSITIIDKNNLIKNTGYIYIEKDKKKNIHYPKTWYIHKKKSTSNIDYSIYIYRNE
- the yidC gene encoding membrane protein insertase YidC, giving the protein MGVKRLFLVLILLFSSLLIYKLYFVKINNIRNIETKLQLNINHHKNNFSVFEKNSIDVKTDVVYLKINLMGGEIQTAELLKYQNKLNFLKKLKLLYTKNNNNYCIKSGFIAYGKKKLIYEKNIQYTADRIRFELINGNKMLFVPLISKIKDGVYCTKTFILQQGSYKINIEYKIHNYNYKKFSFFLVNYLKQIIYPIKTIINFHRYYIKNGFDNIFISKEHQKYKKFLLNDVINNNTFSFVSYSGWLSVSQKYFSVGWILNKNIQNTIYTATVNDNHTVIVGHHTSTLNVFHKQIRRINTVLWMGPKIQHEMLSFAPYFDFTIDYGWFWFISKPLLFFLHFLYLIFRNWGIAIILITCIIRMLSYPLVKSQYISAMIIQSLQPEINALKKKYKDDKQKSSEKVLELYKKNNVSPFSGLLPTLFQMPIFLSLYYMLINSIELRQSPFLFWIHDLSVKDPYYILPIIMGITIFVMQKMTPSSIQSRLIRNKMIDYLPIVLSFCFLWLPAGLVLYYTVSNIVIIIQQLYIYNKFK
- a CDS encoding ATP-binding protein, which codes for MAYNINLLQRLKNIIPNHIQPKFQYGKELLHWNYQEGILFSQKTIQENDKIKKKNILEKSGIRQLYLNCSFENYQIKNEKQKKIVKLSKQYAKNFHNSFKNFIFLGTTGTGKNHLAAAIGNYLIEKGKKILLITIADLMSNVKKTFNNNNKNFTEEKIIHYLSTVDLLIFDEIGIQTESKYEKIILHQIIKRRYSCKKPIGILSNLFFPELKKILGEQIIDRINTNNSLVLYFTWNSHRK